Below is a genomic region from Ziziphus jujuba cultivar Dongzao chromosome 7, ASM3175591v1.
GAAAAAGTTGCATGAAACTTTGACAAACCTGGTTATTCCTACTTTCGATATCAAGAAACTCCAGCCCACCCTCTTTTCCTCTTATCAGGTCGCATGTCTATctttaatttgcttaattttctaaaatattaaaCGCTCTctggtacatatatatatatatatatatacacacacgatATTTACTTAATATTTTCCTTGCATGCGTGCAGGTGAAGGATAATCAAAGCTTGGATGCTAAACTTTCAGACATTTGTATTGCAACCTCTGCGGCCCCAATTTACTTTCCTtcctataaatttaaaaacgctggaaaagaattcaatctcgtCGATGGTGGTGTGGCTGCTAATAATCCGGtcgttaataaatttttcttaatattgtcagttttaatttagttactaaatttattacatatatatgagctttatttatttgtttagatttttttattgctGATATAacaattgataatttatttatgactcgatttaattttgttaaaagtaAAAATCTAATATGAAAATGTAAACCTGTTATATATGAAGATAACCGTAGATATTATCAATCAACAATGTTCATTAACATGATTAACGATAACAAACAAATtgatataacaattttttttttgataaatttaaaacccaaattaatatatttatttataagtatattaattaattaataattaactgTTCCAGACTTTTGTTGCCATCACTGAAGTAGTGAAACAAATTAGCGAGGGAAATCCAGCATTGTCAAACTTTGATGCCAAGGACTACGGTCCTTTTCTAGTGCTTTCACTTGGCACGGGTTCAAGCAGCAGCGATGGATACTATGATGCTGGGGAGGCTTCCAAGTGGGGGATTTTGCATTGGTTCTTAGACGGCGGTCATGGTTCTCCTCTTACAGAATGCTTCTCTCAAGCAAGTGTGGATATGGTTGACTATCACATCTCCGTGCTTTTTAAGCCCCATGATTATTCTGGAGATAACTATCTCCGGATTGACGTGAGTAACTCCGATTCCGATCGATATAACtcattttgctttttcttttttcttttattagtattatatatatatatatatatatatatatatatatatatatatatatatatatatatatatatatatatatatcagtttatCTCTcaataaataagtatctttaaaagaATAGACatgaaaaacttttttatatgtTCGTTGTCGTGAACGAAATTTTCTTTGATaagggaaaaattatatataaaaagtggtatatatatttaggaaaaaaaaaaaattttactggagtttatatatatatatcctaattatttatataatatatagtacGATAAACTGACGAAGGAAGAAGGTAGCATGGATTTGGCTACTCAAGAAAACTTGAAAAATCTGAAGGATGTGGGCAACAAGTTGCTGACTCTACCTGTTTCACGCAAGAATTTTGATACTGGTAAACTCCAACCAACTGGAGATCAGACCAACAAGCAAGCCCTGGACAGGTTATGCATTTTTTATCCCcattagtaaaataaaatatagtcatAATAATAGACCtacttaaaattatatatacatatatatacacgcacataaatacatataatgttGTAGTATATCTGTCTCTTCTACCACCTAcgtactgattttttttttttttttgcccttttctgATACTTGCAGCTTTGCAAGAGCCCTTTCCAATGAAAAGAAGCGCAGAAGCGACAGCTTGCTGAAGAAATAAGGAGCCAATATCgagcttataatatatatatatatatattaataataaattctcATATCTGAGaaacttcttttatttttctattttaaggCATGTAATAATAATTCTCATATTTGagaaactttcttttttattttaatgtgtgtaataatactaatataaacTTATGCATACTGGTAATAAGTATGTGAACATTAATAATAACTACGTAcgtattatatatgtaatttcgATATCCAGcatattgaataataaaatagaagacatattatatgtattattattaaggACGTATGTGTGGACATTGTATGTGTGGACATACAATGATACATGTGCCTTTATcttcaataatttataatttgattaagTCGATAGACTACTTCATTTACAACTTTCACAGAGAGGATACAGAACTGGGAGGCCAGAAGATAGTTATTCGCCAGGGACAGAACGATGGTTTAATTGATTGGTGGAGGAGATTTAGATAAGTTGTTAACAATTACATTGCCAAAATATACCCTTATCAGTTACATATAATCTTACGTGAGAACCTTTACTTTGCAGGTTTTCAATAACTGGTGTAGGCTGGGAGAGGCGAAGCGATGGTGCTGGAGCAGAAAGCTGTACAAGCACAATTATTGTCTCTGCTTGCCTCTATTGGACACTCTTTTGGATCGGTCCAATATAGAAACAAGAAAGAACCTACAGATAATGACTTGGCTTCTCCTTTTTGATACCTCTGCTATAAAAGAATTTTTGCTGCTCgtgattatgatgatgatggagggAATAATTGGAATCAAGCTTTGCAATCTCCAGCGAGTCATATTGTTAAAGGATTACTCACTGttagagaaaaaatataaatgtaatgaCTATTCACGTTTTTCatttacttaaatttttttaaaatatggtcTCAACTCCTACGATTTGGTGATGGAGAATATATTTTCAAGAGAATTTAACATCGATTATATTTACACACATTTAGCATTTTACACCACAAGCTaagatatacatatacatatttttttcttttggatattGGGATAGGAGATTCAAACTCGTTTCGCTAAAATACTAATTAATCAATGGGTTTTTATGTTTATACATCTGCTATATTCTTGTTATTGTATATCGAACAACATAAGGATTATCCAATAAGCAATTAATCcatgtttataaaaaattaaaagaaaaagagcaattaatccatatataatatactGGTCGTGTGAGTATTCAGCTTCCAAATCTAATCTAATGTGAATGATAAATCAATATTCagtttttacaaattttataagaaaatcaaattatatataaacaacCCAAGAATCGAATATTATTTGGAAGTTATTcacaaaaaatgtatatatacatatagtcaaACTCTTATCGGTATAATTTGATAGTATTAATattggttctttttttattgactactaaattatattaaatttaaattaaaaattaaaaattaatcaaatttaaatttaatagtatacttaaaatattgtttaaaaaaataaattttatcagaaattgataattaattaatataattttaaatattaatttttgatgtgattattaactgaaaaaaaaatattcgtataaaaaatttaatttaaatatgattatatatatatatatatgtatatatattacttacAAGTATCagacaagaaaaggaaaaggaaaccAGCCCCTcaaccaaaataaaagttaCACTGGAAACGGAACAAACATTGTAATCGACAAAAGCCATCAGTCAATTTAATTATATCCGCAAATTAGCCAAAGCCATAACAAAGAGTGAGTGAAATAAGAGCATGTAATGCACGTAAAATAGTAAATACTATCTCGAAAGCTtcttttattcaccaaaaaaaaaaaaaaaatttctcggAAGGTTCTTTTCTGTACACTTCTAATCTCAGAAAAGCCCAATGGGCCTAACCATATTTA
It encodes:
- the LOC107424765 gene encoding patatin-like protein 3, translating into MEATSDLRIKEPGYGYRITILSIDGGGVRGIIPAVILSYLEAKLQEIDGPNARLADYFDVIAGTSTDGLISAMLAAPDDQYPPRPLFDAKSIIEFYEKHCPSIFSPQHGGLLAILAALHGPKYDGKTLHEIIKYYLKGKKLHETLTNLVIPTFDIKKLQPTLFSSYQVKDNQSLDAKLSDICIATSAAPIYFPSYKFKNAGKEFNLVDGGVAANNPTFVAITEVVKQISEGNPALSNFDAKDYGPFLVLSLGTGSSSSDGYYDAGEASKWGILHWFLDGGHGSPLTECFSQASVDMVDYHISVLFKPHDYSGDNYLRIDYDKLTKEEGSMDLATQENLKNLKDVGNKLLTLPVSRKNFDTGKLQPTGDQTNKQALDSFARALSNEKKRRSDSLLKK